The Daphnia magna isolate NIES linkage group LG6, ASM2063170v1.1, whole genome shotgun sequence genome segment ACCTTTTAAATATGAGCCGTAAATTAGACAGTCAGACTCTGTTCCAAGATTTTCTCGCAGTGGCAGGAGAAGGAATATTTTTAAACTGGTAAGAGCCCCTCTTTTTATACAAGTCTTCAACGGATGTCCCATCGATGATGCCCTGTAGGTTGTTGATCCATTTTcgacaaataaaaatgaagcTGAAAATTAGTTTAACCATTCTTTGTCTTTCCACAACTTCGGTTTTTGAACCTGTTTTGAAATAGCCTTCTTTAATAGTATAAGGTGAATGATCTACAAAATACTCAAATCTACTTTTGTGAAAATCCGCCTTCCGCACTTGAAAATGTTAGGAAGTTAAAACAAGGGTCTTAGGAAAACAAAAGGTGGATGAACCGTCAAACAGACGTCATTTGATTCAGGTCAACTTGTTGGTAAATCCCCAGCCAAAAATATCAGAACACGCAaaagatttctttaaaaacgtGTTCTGATAGAAGGCGTTGCCCAATCTATCATTGAAATTTTTCCTTGTATGTTGTTTTATCTACCACACCCCTCAGCTGGGACCATATAGAATAAGGAAAAAACCCAGATTATTAttcgcattgtacctaatggtaaaattttatcacactagcagttgtggctgctgagatatcgtgattttcattttatgtgggtatgaagaagcttccttatgggaaaacccacgttgcaattgcgtcgacacaccgtttcaattgccctgctaccatggcaattgaaacactcgaagcgacctcagttttttacaatttactactattaaaattaatcttttctcattaaaaaaaatatcgtttagtagctgagataataggctacaattctatataatttttacattaaatttttaagtttttttttcaagaaatacaaaaaaccaaaaagtgtatcaattgcccccactctcccatAATGGtcattaaaccttctgagatctactactactaccctatcccctataccccacaccctaaaattgttatagtccttcggtatatatacatatataccctcagggataacCATTTGAATATACTAAATACTAAACATATAATATTAAATATACAACCAACAACTAGATTTGAACCTAGATCCTTTATTTTAACAATCCagtgctataccactgagctagtAGCGTAATGattcaatgtaaatatttTGCAGTATCCATATACGTATTTAATCtatattaccaattaatgacggcaacattgcattccaacaattGGCAACATTGTAATTTAAGCAGAACATTTATTCAGTTAACAAGTAGatacagatcagttcagtatacttgcttctctgaattcagtaaaagtaaagtaacaataaagtaaatttggtcgggtaaaatagactttatcctATCCCTTTAGGTATAAGTAAACTTAATGAGAAAAATAACGTTCATACGAATAGATGATCCTAATTATGATTTCGTTTAAACAAAGATCACACAGCAAAATGACGTCTAGAATGGTTTTGTTATGCTTGCCTCTTTTACTTGCTGCGCTGTCACCTTGCCTGGTTGAAGGAGCCTGGGAAGACTGGAACACGGGATCTGGTGGTGTCAAATGGCTGCTCGATTGCGATTTTCCTGGTTACAACATTGGCAATCGACGAAGTGCTGGAGAAGATTGTGGTCGCCTCTGCATGGAATATCATAATTGCAATCATTTTAGTCACTTTGATGGAATTTGTTACATGAAAAACGTACCGATAGAGGTTCCCCGTTCCCCGGCTTACGGTGGGGTGTGCGGATTCCTTCCATTTCGGTTCGATCGTGCGGTTGGATCCATCGTCAAGACATTACTGTTTCAATAAAGACTAAAGCTATAAGCTAAGATGCTTGCGTAACATTTAGCGATTTCTTACGTGTAATTTAATATTCATATAATAAACGTAGTTCAAACGATTGAAAATCACTTCATTTGCGGTCACTATGGAACTTATTATCTTTCAAAATCAGTCTTTGAATTCGTTTCAAAGAATCAACTCCGATAATTCAAAGTGAAGGATCTTTGAAATGTACAGCTTATTTCTGTGAGATTCCTCCTGTCGTATTCGAAAAAGGCGGAAAAATGTACAACCATAAAAGTCTATAagcaaattaagaaaaaacgCCCATCTTGGGTTAAAGTGAAAAGTGTTGATAATTGGTTTGGTTTATAAGGCAGCAAGGGTTTTCACCGCATTAATTCTCTGGCCACTACGAGTCAAACATCGCTCACGTATTGTTAATCATCGACGACCGGCACTTGAAAATGTCAGGAAGTTAAAACAAGGGTCTTAGGAAAACATAAGGTGGATGAACCGTCAAACAGACGTCCTTTGATTCAGGTCAACTTGTTGGAAAATCCCCAGCCAAAAATATCAGAACACGCAaaagatttctttaaaaacgtGTTCTGATAGAAGGCGTTGCCCAATCTATCATTGAAatttttccttgtttgttgttttatctACCAAACCCCTCAGCTGGGACCATATAGAATAAGGAAAAACCCCAGATTAAACGCAAACATTCAGAACAAGTAGCACTCGTGGTTTCGGAAATCCCCATTCCCGATGTGATTTGCATAATACATGTTTCTTCTTTATCATAAAATAGCACTCGTTTTGACACACAAAAACTCCTCTTGCGCCACAACTTGAACCggtatcaaaaagaaaatcgggGGCAAGATTCACGCATCGGTATAAAAAGCAGCACGTATGGATTGCTCTCACATCACTACTTCTCCGGCCACTACGACTCAAACATCGGTCGCTTGTTGTTGATCAGCCGAGTTCTCTTTAGGTAAGCAAACTAAGTTAGGAAAAATAACgttcatttgaaaatgaacgaaCCTAACTGCAATTTCGTTTAGATCACACAGTGAAATGACATCTAGAATGGTATGGTTATGCTTACCTCTTTTACTTGCTGTGCTATCACCATGCCTGGTTGAAGCAGCCTGGGAAGACTGGAACACGGGGTATGGCGGTGTCAAATGGCTGTTCAATTGCGATTTTCCTGGTTACGACATTGGAAATCAACCTAGCTCTGGAGAAGACTGTGGTTCGATCTGCAGGGAAAATAAGAGTTGCAATCATTTTAGTCACAAAGATGGAATTTGTTACATGAAAAACGTACCGATACATGTTAACCGTTCCCCGGCTAACGGTGTTGTATGCGGTTTCCTTACATGTCATCATCTGTACGATATATTTTCAGGACATTATTGTTACAATAAAGGCTAAAGCTGTAGAAAGACGTTGGTGTGACAtttagcaatttttttcatgtaaCTTAATATTCGTTTAATACACGTCACTCAAACTATTCAAAACCACGTCATTAGAGGTCACTAACTCACTATAATACGAGAATTAAATATACAGCAGAATGGCAAATTCGTTTCAGCTCTTCATTGTCATCCGACTTTCCCTGGTATTCAAATATCGAATTGACGTGTACTAACACACGGGCATCGGATACGCATTTGGGTAAACTGAGGAATCGTTGCGGCTGGTTACGCGTCTAAAGTCCAGATGGAATACAGACAACTTTGCTGAGATTCAAGTCCAACCGAAACTCCGGGACTCACTGCCAATCGAAACATCTGGCAATTGTACAGTTGCTATGATGGATTCATGACTGTATGGGACGCCAGGCTGATAGACGAAAATATGAAACCCACAACGATTCCCCTTCCCCGCTTGCCCAGGCGCGTTCGACCCTCTTTCAAGGTACATTAATAGTTTACGAATTCGAATGTTCCGTGTAAATAGTTAAATGTcagtgttgttttttttttccctctttacTGTCCTAACCTAAGGATTGGTTAGGTTAGTTAAAATTTGTTTGGTTTATAAAGCAGCAAGGGTTCTCACCGCATCACTTCTCTGGCCACTACGAGTCAAACATCGCTCACATACTGTTAATCCACCGAGATATCCCTTTAAATAAGTAGGCTAAATTGGGATAGCAAAATAACGTTCATGCAATAGATCCCCTTAACAAAGAATTCGTTTAACATAGATCACAAGACAACATGACGTCATGGATGGTCTTATTGTGCCTACCTGTTTTACTTGCTATGCTATCACCGTCCCTGGTGGAAGCAATTTGGGAAGGCTGGAACACTGGAGAAGGCGGTGTCAAATGGCTGTTCAATTGAGATTTTCCTGGTTATGACATTGGCAATCAACCTAGCGCTGGAGAAGCCTGAGGTCACATCTGCATAGAAAATTCGAATTGTCATCACTTAAGCCACCATAATGGAATTTGTTACATGAAAAACGTACCCATCTGGACTCCCCGTCCACCGGCTAATGGTGGTGTATGCGGATTCCTTACATGTCATCGTCTGTACGATCCAGTGTCGGGACATTATTGTTATCACTAAGGCTAAAGCAATAGAAAGATCCTGGCGTTACGTGTATTAAGCCATTCTTTACGTGTAATTTAATGTTCATACAATAAACATCGTGCagactatttaaaaaaaagcgtCATTTTAAGTTAGTCTACTTAAATGCTGTTCATCTGTCCGAAACTGGTTATTGAACCCATTTTTAAAGAGTCAATTCCAATAACATAAGGTGAAAGATCTTTGACATCTACAGCCTATTTCTGTGAAATTCTGCCTTCCGTActtaaaaaaactcaaaacgtttaaaaaacaGGCCGTTGGAAAACTAAACAAATGTGGTCAAACCAACAAACAGACGTCATTCACCCCAGGTCAACTTGCTCTGAAATCCCTAGTCAACAATATATCAGATCATGCAAACCAAAGAAAATAATGCGTTCCAGTAAAAGGCGTTTCCCCATCAACTATATGAAACCCCCTTCCAGTTGATTGGCTTTGTGATCATGACTCGTTATCATAGATACAACCATATCGAATTAGGGTAAACCTAAGCTAAAGAGACAAGTATCCAGAACGAGTAACTCGTGATTTTGGAAATCCTAGTCTAACTTGAGTAGAAATgtttcctctttattttaaaaataacactCAAATGCGAGCACATGAGAGCTACTTCTGTGGCACAGCCTGCCCCAAAAATGGTATTGTGGAAAAGCACCAAAGGTcatcttcaaaaaataaaaacgaccATATTGGTTTTGCCTccaagcaaaaaaagaaagaactgTTAAGTTTTGCAGAGAAATAAAACACTTTGATTTAATAGTTCTATATTCAACTAGGTAGTTGCTTCAAGTATTATGGAACTTGGTTAAACTTTTCTGAATCAGAAGGTAGATAAGATGATTTTGATATAGATGATTTTTACTCTCATAGCATGAGTAGAAAGACAAAGTCTTCTTCTCGACCCTTTGGGAATAGGAAACACATAACTACACATAGACGATTGTGTTAAGTGGAAACAGAACGTTGACACAAAAGTACAACGTTCGAACACCGATTCTGAGTTTAATTCAACAAGAACTACTAAAACTTCTTTGTGTTTGCAAATACCCTTTCGTCAAGAACGATCGATCGAATTGCATAAGGTAAACTTAAAATACTGAAGTGAGAATCGGTATAAAAAGCAGCACGTATGGATTGCTCTCACATCACTACTTCTCCTGCCACTACAACTCAAACATCGGTCGCATATTGTTGATCAGCCGAGTTCTCTTTAGGTAAGCAAACTAAATTAGGAAAAATAACGTTCATTTGATGAACGACCCTAACTGCAATTTCGTTTAAACACAGATCACACAGCGAAATGACAGCTAGAATGGTATGGTTATGCTTACCTCTTTTACTTGCTGTGCTATCACCATGCCTGATTGAAGCAGCCTGGGAAGACTGGAACACGGGATATGGTGGCGTCAAATGGCTGCTCAATTGCGATTTTCCTGGTTACGACATTGGCAACCGACGAAGTACTGGAGAAGACTGTGGTCGCATCTGCATGGAAAATCCGAATTGTAATCATTTTAGTCACTTTCATGGAATTTGTTACATGAAAACCGTACCGATAGCTGTTCCTCGTACACCGGCGAACGGTGGGATGTGTGGTTTCCTTCCATGTCATCATCTGTACAATCCATTGCCGGGACATTACTGTTACAACTACAAGACGCTGGCGTTACATCAAGCTAGTCTGTAACGTGTAACTTAATATTCGTGTGTAACTTAATATTCGtatcacgatataataggaattCGATAATAATCGATTCCTTTTATATCGTGATTCGTATAATACACGACATTAAAAACTGTATACAAAACCACGTCATTACGTGGTCATTGTAATACGAAAAATACTGAAGGGGAGGCATCAGTAAGTTGTGACATGATGCCGAATAACGCTAGCAATATGTTTAACTGGTGTTTTGTGTGGAATGTACAAGTATATAAGTAAGCTAGTTATATCTAATTTTGCAGAACACATAACAGAGCCGTGTAAAGTGATTCTACACTGTCTCACAAAAATTGACGTGGAAATAAGTTGAATGCaataaaaatcagaaaaaaaaatgtggcaTACACaagaaaagcaaacaaaacaagatgaAAAGATACCACTGACTTGGAAATTGTTTCCCTCCTGGTGTAAATGATGTATAGCTTCTTTGTGAACAGCTAACATTCAGCTTTCAGTCAGCTGACAGGTCAGGACTTAGAATGCAGCCTTACTGTGGGGCTTAATTAAATCAAAGCAGCATTAAACACGCCACAATAAAAGACATTTCATAGATATGTCGATCATGCAGTAACCAAGAAGTTGGGAATTCTAAGTTTTAATCTCacgagaaagaaaactctAGAACCCGTCGTTAGCAACACTCCCACTGCACTGATTGTCTGCCAGAGACCAAGGAAACCATTATGACTCAGCTAGGTAACTGGCGGCCATTACGCAGTTTTCTTACCCTAACTCTCATCAAATTTTGGAGGTTATCTACTGATTTACAACAGCAATGGCGTCCCCCTTTACGAAAACAATGAAACCATGAATGGTAACGGTAAATCAAATTTATTAACTCCGTAACAGCAATGTAATTCATCAATCAAGTTATTGCTGTAAACTAGTATGCAATAAAACCAACACCAGTAATTCTTAAGCaaatatttataaaatttcAGGGAAGGTAACAACTGCTGAGCCAAAGAACTAGTCGCAACAGAGGGTTTGCCCGACCTGCAAATAATTGCATTTTCCGCTGCCCTGCAAAGATGGATTCACCCTGTAGAGCTGATCCAAGCTGATGCCACAGGACTGAGCTGTTGCCCAGCAAGTGTCTCcgctttttatctttttacaACGCTTGCACATTGCAGATTCGGGCGAAGACAGCAACAACAGGCAGAACAAAACTGCACAAACAATAGTAAACTGCAAACAGAGAATTGAAAGTAAATTATAGTGACAAATTACGGAAAGACAATCAGACTGGAAGCCTTACTGTTGTTTTCATGACGATATCTTAGTCTGATGCTCCAGAAATGATACAACGGACCAAGTTATACTTTATCAGAAGAGTGTTCCAAAGAATAAGTTTGGGATCGGCTCAGGCTATTTTACACCAATTCATTGCCATTTCGTTAGGCGTAGATTTGTCGCAGTTCTAAATTCGTTATGTAAAAATTTGAAGGTGCAACGATTCCAGGTAAATGACTTTTTTGTGTTAAACGTTGCGAAATCGAAGAAAAACTAGGAATCAGACGGTAACAACTTAAAAATTCTACTTACGGTATGAATGGGCTTAATGGGCCAAAAGCAACTATTTACTCCCCAAAGGTATTTTAACATCTTGGACATTGATGGAATAAGCAGATACAAGGTAAATCAAATGTATTCATTCAAATCACCTTATTCCTACAAACGTGTGCCAATATTTGAGTAGCATCGCCGCAAGAATGGCTGCTAATAGCGCTGTACTTTCTCATCACATGCATTAGTATTTGTCAATGAAAACAAGTTTATATCAATGCTTTTCCGACTTTGGCTACGATGCAATTacgagaaaatcaataaatTCGTGAAATAGTTTATACATCATATTCAGTACTCTCTAGTCTTCTGTTCTGTAGCATATACTGTACGAAGCCTTTCGTTTCAACATCATTTATGACGCGAACAGACGATTGAGCGTCATTGCTAATAACAACAATTTCATTCCCCTTTGCCTTTAGCAGCTGATGCAACGGGTGATGCCTGAGAATTGAACGAAGGGGCTGAGAGTGAGGACAGACCGGGAAAAGATGCGATGGATGAAGTAGTGTTGAGGCCACTTTGATCACCACTGTCGAGTTGTTTGAGCAGGCGAAACAAGGCAGCTGCTTCGCGGATGCGACTGAAGCCTATGCAAAATGCTTGCACTTCAATAAACAGCTCCTAAAAATgcaaacaaacataaaaatatgTGCTAACCAAGTAAAACAAGGGAAAAACTTAATACTTGAACGTTAATGATCTTATTGCGAATGAGTGACTGCAAGAAAACGCAAACTAGCCGGACTAAACGGTTCTGCATGTAACGGTCTTTGATAGTTTCACACGTTGAAATGCAATTGGAAATGTATAAGTGGACAAATTCAGTTGGCAACTCGACAGCCGTCGTCAGCCGATTGACTACTTCCATCGAATGCAGTGACATTTCCATATTAACCAGGACGCTCAAATATTCTGTTATCTGAGAAGACTGCATTAGTCGCAGAAGCACCTCAATTGCGATGAGTGGATTGTTTTCCACTAGAGCAGGTAGCTGCAAAGAGAATGGCATTATTTTCCTCCATATTAAAAAGacagataagaaaaaaaaacgtgataGATAATAGTGGCAGCTTACTTTGTTAGGGGTTATTCCCACGTGATAGACTAGACGGGAATCTCGCTCTAATTCGCTTAGTAGCCTGTTCTGCTGTAACAGAGTCAGAGAACCGGTGAAAGCTTGCGAAATCAGTCGACGAGCTTCAGAGCCGGCCCCTCTAGGTATGCAAACTGTTGTGTCGTAGGCGATCGTGTGGTCAGCTTCGCCTATCGGATCAAGCCACACGAGCTCATCTGGGCAAAAGAGGGGAGGGGCCAGTCGAACAAATTCGGGACCCACAGACTCTTGTATAGCAGCGTTGGGCCCCATAACAAGAGCTTCAGCCGTCTTTTTGATTGCGCTACTATCCGGAAGTGCTGGATCGAAGCCCGGTCTGACGTCGGGCATAGAGAGGATAGCTGGTAGTCTACTTTTGCTTGCTAATGTGTAATCTGAAAGCCGTTCTGATACACTTGTTTGAAGGGCTGAAATATCAGCCATTGAGTTGGTGGTCTCCAAATTCAATATTTGTCGGAGAGTTTTTTTGTACATCTGcagaaaaatttcatttaatgGTACCAGAAATATGAATGTAATGCAAAACAATTTACGTCTTTCTGGGGATTAGTTATGAGGTGTGATAAATAAATCTTTTCTGGGGGACTTAGTTTTGGTAGTCTGTATGACTCTGGTCTCTTTGCTAATAAAGATTCTTCAGCCTataaaaattggaaaatataaaacaaatccCACTGCACAAACAAAGTTCCTACTTACAAGAAGCTGTACAAAAACTGAGGAGAATGGATGGAAATTTTGAGCATCTGGCTTGAAAAGCTCATGCAGCAATAACACTGCAGCCAGTCTCTGTGATGATGATGGTAGCAGATCTGCATTCtgaagtagcataactaaggCGTTACCAACTATTGCATGAATCCATAATTaatatttcattcattttaaGAATTCAAACATAAAAATACCTTTAAAATATTCTTGTTTATTAAAC includes the following:
- the LOC116924651 gene encoding CCR4-NOT transcription complex subunit 11 produces the protein MSALSVKDLNQLLTILDAENVANQSVEALASQLGVFNKQEYFKVGNALVMLLQNADLLPSSSQRLAAVLLLHELFKPDAQNFHPFSSVFVQLLAEESLLAKRPESYRLPKLSPPEKIYLSHLITNPQKDMYKKTLRQILNLETTNSMADISALQTSVSERLSDYTLASKSRLPAILSMPDVRPGFDPALPDSSAIKKTAEALVMGPNAAIQESVGPEFVRLAPPLFCPDELVWLDPIGEADHTIAYDTTVCIPRGAGSEARRLISQAFTGSLTLLQQNRLLSELERDSRLVYHVGITPNKLPALVENNPLIAIEVLLRLMQSSQITEYLSVLVNMEMSLHSMEVVNRLTTAVELPTEFVHLYISNCISTCETIKDRYMQNRLVRLVCVFLQSLIRNKIINVQELFIEVQAFCIGFSRIREAAALFRLLKQLDSGDQSGLNTTSSIASFPGLSSLSAPSFNSQASPVASAAKGKGE